In Ruminococcaceae bacterium BL-6, a genomic segment contains:
- the apl gene encoding Alkaline phosphatase-like protein has translation MQDWIIQTMNHYGYLGIVLLIALENIFPPIPSEVILTFGGFLTTYTDMKIWGVILFATVGAVAGAVALYCVGWFFSAERIEGWLDGRLGRILHFKRQDVRRAEQWFQKRGRLTVFFCRCIPIVRSLISIPAGMTKMNLAVFLLYTTAGTLIWNTVLVYLGALAGASWGKIVGYINTYSHVTLIVLILLAAGGAAFYFWKRAASRKNKE, from the coding sequence TTGCAGGACTGGATCATTCAGACGATGAATCATTACGGCTATCTCGGCATCGTGCTGCTGATCGCGCTGGAAAATATCTTTCCGCCGATCCCTTCGGAGGTCATTCTGACCTTCGGGGGATTTTTGACCACTTACACGGATATGAAGATCTGGGGCGTGATCCTTTTCGCCACCGTGGGCGCGGTCGCCGGGGCGGTCGCGCTCTACTGCGTGGGGTGGTTCTTCTCCGCAGAGCGCATCGAGGGCTGGCTGGATGGCCGTCTTGGCCGGATCCTCCATTTCAAGCGGCAGGATGTCAGGCGCGCGGAGCAGTGGTTTCAAAAGCGCGGCCGCCTTACCGTCTTTTTCTGCCGGTGCATCCCGATCGTGCGCAGCCTGATTTCGATTCCCGCCGGGATGACGAAAATGAACCTGGCCGTCTTTCTGCTGTACACGACGGCAGGCACCCTCATATGGAATACCGTCCTGGTTTACCTGGGCGCTCTGGCGGGCGCCTCGTGGGGAAAGATAGTCGGCTATATCAACACCTATTCCCATGTCACGCTGATCGTGCTGATCCTTCTGGCGGCTGGGGGCGCGGCGTTCTATTTCTGGAAAAGGGCCGCGTCGCGGAAGAACAAGGAATAG
- a CDS encoding HTH cro/C1-type domain-containing protein, translated as MDDTLNRISELLEKSGMKKIEFLKKLGLSRSAWSAWMRGDAKSYKTYLPQIAEIFGVSLDWLAGNERKDGPAPENDALQPLWDIAKDFSPEECAQLIEYARLLALKHKQFNKEP; from the coding sequence ATGGACGATACGCTAAACAGGATATCAGAGCTCTTAGAAAAAAGCGGAATGAAAAAAATCGAATTTCTTAAGAAACTCGGTCTGAGCCGCTCGGCTTGGAGTGCATGGATGCGCGGTGACGCAAAATCCTATAAAACGTATCTTCCACAAATTGCTGAGATCTTTGGCGTGTCTCTCGACTGGCTGGCCGGAAACGAGCGAAAAGACGGGCCTGCTCCTGAAAACGACGCGCTTCAGCCCCTGTGGGATATCGCAAAGGATTTTTCCCCGGAAGAGTGCGCTCAGCTGATTGAGTATGCCCGCCTTTTAGCCTTAAAGCATAAGCAGTTCAATAAGGAACCGTAA
- a CDS encoding Holin translates to MEFLEYLVDKALILIPVLNILGAIIKDSDKIPDKYIPVILLAFGILGSVGLMGFSAASVVQGVLVTGAAVYGNQIVKQFRKCE, encoded by the coding sequence ATGGAGTTCCTTGAATATTTGGTGGATAAGGCGCTGATCCTGATCCCCGTGCTCAATATTTTGGGCGCGATCATAAAGGACAGCGACAAAATTCCGGACAAGTATATCCCGGTTATCCTTTTGGCGTTCGGAATTTTGGGTTCGGTCGGCCTTATGGGATTTTCGGCGGCCTCCGTTGTCCAAGGCGTTCTGGTGACAGGCGCCGCCGTTTACGGCAACCAGATCGTAAAACAGTTCAGGAAATGTGAATAA
- a CDS encoding conserved membrane protein of unknown function (Evidence 4 : Unknown function but conserved in other organisms), with the protein MNSAALTQLLYCFCVLSVFLLIGMFLRAVVPAFRRLFLPSSVIGGFFGLLVGPIIWKTGGIPFPDEWITTWAALPGILIVPVVASVPLGMKFGKKGGSAATKTTTNVIKIFALMMICLFAQTILGLGVNGIFSAIQPQLNLYPTFGYELPQGYTGGPGTAGVIGSYYKGLNLPYWQVAQGLTSTTATFGIVGGMILGIISINIAARRGQTAILTKPSDIPIDMAKGYQMEPEKQRSTGKETTFSSSLESLTFHLAIILTGCGLAYILMNLIKFYKVPGLTEIPIWAYAIIVMFGVNFVIQKIGLGNLIDDQTKSRISGTCSDYAIVGSIASLPVHAVLKYVVPLLVLIVGGYIITYGLTMILGKIFFQDYWFERSMTVLGTSCGVFLTGLMLLKICDPDFKSPVLNDYSMGFSFCSVSSFILLPISVSMMLHSSLSVNMLFQAILLVISFAILIFSDRIYKSAAKRDAQPAEN; encoded by the coding sequence ATGAATTCTGCGGCATTGACCCAACTGCTCTACTGCTTTTGCGTGCTCAGCGTATTCCTGCTGATCGGCATGTTCCTGCGCGCGGTCGTTCCTGCCTTCCGCAGGCTGTTCCTGCCGTCCTCCGTCATCGGCGGCTTTTTCGGCCTGCTCGTCGGGCCGATCATCTGGAAAACCGGCGGGATCCCGTTCCCGGATGAATGGATCACCACGTGGGCGGCGCTGCCGGGCATTCTGATCGTCCCGGTGGTCGCCAGCGTCCCGCTCGGGATGAAATTCGGGAAAAAGGGCGGAAGCGCCGCCACCAAGACAACCACGAACGTGATCAAAATCTTCGCGCTCATGATGATCTGCCTGTTCGCGCAGACCATCCTCGGCCTCGGCGTGAATGGGATTTTCAGCGCGATTCAGCCGCAGTTGAACCTGTATCCCACCTTCGGGTACGAGCTTCCCCAGGGCTACACCGGCGGCCCCGGAACGGCGGGCGTCATCGGCAGCTACTATAAAGGGCTGAACCTTCCTTACTGGCAGGTCGCCCAGGGCCTTACCTCCACCACCGCGACGTTCGGCATCGTGGGCGGCATGATTCTCGGCATCATCTCGATCAACATCGCCGCCCGGCGCGGCCAGACCGCGATTCTGACAAAGCCGAGCGACATCCCGATCGACATGGCGAAGGGCTATCAGATGGAACCCGAGAAACAGAGGAGCACCGGCAAGGAAACCACGTTCAGTTCTTCACTTGAGAGCCTGACGTTCCACCTTGCGATTATCCTCACCGGGTGCGGCCTTGCGTACATATTGATGAACCTGATCAAATTCTATAAGGTCCCCGGCCTTACCGAGATCCCGATCTGGGCCTACGCGATCATCGTCATGTTCGGCGTCAACTTCGTGATCCAGAAAATAGGGCTCGGCAACCTGATCGACGACCAGACAAAATCCAGAATTTCCGGTACCTGCTCCGACTACGCGATCGTCGGCTCCATCGCCAGCCTTCCGGTGCATGCGGTCCTGAAGTACGTCGTCCCGCTCCTGGTCCTGATCGTCGGCGGCTATATCATCACTTATGGCCTCACCATGATCCTCGGCAAAATCTTCTTCCAGGATTACTGGTTCGAGCGCTCCATGACCGTGCTCGGAACAAGCTGCGGCGTATTCCTGACCGGCCTGATGCTGCTCAAGATCTGCGACCCCGATTTCAAGTCTCCCGTTCTGAACGACTACTCGATGGGATTTTCGTTCTGCTCGGTTTCTTCCTTCATCCTTCTGCCCATCTCGGTCAGCATGATGCTCCACAGCAGCCTGAGCGTCAATATGCTGTTCCAGGCGATCCTTCTTGTCATCTCCTTTGCGATACTGATTTTCTCCGACAGAATTTACAAGTCGGCGGCCAAACGGGATGCTCAGCCGGCGGAAAATTAA